ACTTCAGCGATGATGCCGTTGCCGGTGGGCGAGGAAACGTAGGCTTTGCCGGTTTGCTCATCTACTACAACGTCGCGGGCGTGATCGACGATGCCAGCGGGGAATTGCTTGACCAAGGAGAGGTCAGACTGCTTGTACACGGCAACGGAGCCGGTACGGGTGTTGGTTGCCCACACCAGGCCACGCTGGTTATCCAGACCAACGCCGTACACTGCGTGCACGCCTGCGTCGGGGTTGTTGGGATCAATCGCGGATGCGTTGGCCTCTTGCTTGGCCTCCAAGGTGGTGGCATCCAGCTTGTACAGGGTGGATTCCTTGATTGGCGGGCGGCCTACGGCGCGGGTAACAAAGAGCTCGTTGGTGTCTGTGTTGGCAGCGCTTTGGTACAGGCCGGCAGGAAGCTGCGTAGAGATGCTGGAGTAGCTATCGGCTGCCACCGGGGAGTTATCGGCGGTGATCTTCGGGCCTGCAACGGTGTGGTTTGCACCATTGTGGCTAAAGGTTGCTTCCAGTGCGGCACCGACTGGTGCGTCCTTGGGCAGCTTGACGCCTTCTACAACGGCAACGTGGTTGTCGGCATTGACGCCGGAGCCGGTGTAGTAGTTCTTGCCTTTAGCGCCTACTGCGGTGACCTTGGCACCATCAGGCAGGTTGTACACCGTGACGGTGGTTTCTGCGTTAGCGCTGGTAGAAGATGCCTGCACGCCGGCGCTGGTGGTGACCTTTGCTTCGGCGGTCTTGTCATCGTTGGCGGTGAACACGATGGTGTTTTCACCGGCAGGAGCAGAGCCCTTGGGCAGGGTCACTGCGGTGTTGAGCGCGCCGTCTTCACCGATGGTGATCGGATCTGCGCTTGCGTTACGGCCACTTCCCCACAGCACTGCTTGGCCGTTGACGGTTGCGCGAACCGTGGAACCGGGGGTGAATCCTTCGAGGGAGACATTGACGGTGACGGTCTGGCCGCGATCATTGTTTTGGGCATCGCTTGCGCTTGCCGAGGCATCGCTACTGCTTGCTTGATCTTCGGAACCGTCCTGCGCACCTTCAGACTCTGCAGGCTTCTCAGTCTCGCTGGGCTTTTCAGTCTCGCTGGGCTGTTCAGGCTCTGCAGGCTTTTCGGACTCTGCCGGCTTCTCTGGCTCGGCTGGGGTCTCGGTGGTGGCACCGTCTTGGCTTTCGCCTTCGGGAGTTTGGGCTTCTTCGCCAGCTTGATCCTGGTTGCCTTCAACCAGGGTTTCGCAGTGGCCGTCATTGGCACCGGAGTTTACGGTGAATACCACGGGCACGGAGTTGGAGGAGCCGCCGTCATTGCCGGTGAGGGCACGGATGACGTGCTTGCCGTCTTTGAGGTTTTCGGGCAGCTTGACCTGTACTTCGAAGCTTCCATCGGCAGAAAGCATGGATTCTGCGGGGATGGAGATATCGGTGTGTGGTGCGTCGAGCTTGTCAAAGCGTGCATCGGGCTGGTCGACGGGCCATTGGTTTTGATTATCGTCGATCTTAAAGGCGATGGAGCCGCCCTCGGCGGGGCGTTGCTCGAATCCGGAGCCTTTGACTGTGACTACCTCACCTGGTGCGTAGTTCCGGGAGGTGTCCATGGTGAGCTCGCCGACGCCGCGACCGGGCTTGATCTTTACTTGGGCGCATTGGTGCGTTTCATCGGCACCGGCTTGAGGGACTGCGACCATAAATGGCGCGATCGCCATCGTCGCTGCGAGCATTCCAACCGCCGCGCGGCGGGGTAGAGCTGAGCGCTTCATAGTTCTGGGGTGCTCCTTAAGGGAGGAAACAGGGGGTTTTCACTCTCGCCTCGGCGTCCAACTCCCTTGGAGGTGGTGGCCAGGCGCCGCACGGCCTCGGCTGTGCTGGCGCCAATTTAAGGTAAGCCTTACCTATTAGTCAATGATCTAAGTG
This window of the Corynebacterium pseudopelargi genome carries:
- a CDS encoding YncE family protein, with amino-acid sequence MKRSALPRRAAVGMLAATMAIAPFMVAVPQAGADETHQCAQVKIKPGRGVGELTMDTSRNYAPGEVVTVKGSGFEQRPAEGGSIAFKIDDNQNQWPVDQPDARFDKLDAPHTDISIPAESMLSADGSFEVQVKLPENLKDGKHVIRALTGNDGGSSNSVPVVFTVNSGANDGHCETLVEGNQDQAGEEAQTPEGESQDGATTETPAEPEKPAESEKPAEPEQPSETEKPSETEKPAESEGAQDGSEDQASSSDASASASDAQNNDRGQTVTVNVSLEGFTPGSTVRATVNGQAVLWGSGRNASADPITIGEDGALNTAVTLPKGSAPAGENTIVFTANDDKTAEAKVTTSAGVQASSTSANAETTVTVYNLPDGAKVTAVGAKGKNYYTGSGVNADNHVAVVEGVKLPKDAPVGAALEATFSHNGANHTVAGPKITADNSPVAADSYSSISTQLPAGLYQSAANTDTNELFVTRAVGRPPIKESTLYKLDATTLEAKQEANASAIDPNNPDAGVHAVYGVGLDNQRGLVWATNTRTGSVAVYKQSDLSLVKQFPAGIVDHARDVVVDEQTGKAYVSSPTGNGIIAEVSADGTVRNIELGGDFGGTMSLAFDQASRSLFTVSLSQPKAAKVDVASGDVTVIDLPANDVDRGSGVAWDPSRGNLYVASQGSSNVVVYNLEQKKVVAEVPTGAGALNAAYDPVHDRVYVTNRGGGTVTVLDAEDFQIVANLPAGGNTNHTSLGANGVVYTVQKSSTTNDKGEPTNTVYRFALNEPAPAQPGETDKPGESEQPGESDKPGETDKPGESEQPGQGEDTQTPGEGAQEPGDGAQEPGQGEDGEPSTPQPPAEDGVFKPGRIVSFLFSAVSSLFSMNWVFQLTVAFGVPSWISKWLPRW